A single genomic interval of Musa acuminata AAA Group cultivar baxijiao chromosome BXJ3-4, Cavendish_Baxijiao_AAA, whole genome shotgun sequence harbors:
- the LOC135634930 gene encoding transcription factor bHLH18-like, whose protein sequence is MEQSSGQWPPPEEENSDLSFIYQPEMNSLDMFTANQIMESLGEELHHHHLPSGSCFPFDSAGSNEFNNNASGSLVGIPYGTRMTTAVTNELVSVEAPQASPNFLSFGNQDSLHDPPQLYMNSGKGVVEPQNEITSLFSHGSTWSEDTLEFQRQEKKSMGSRPPSSAQDHVIAERKRRERLNQQFIALSTIIPGLKKTDKATLLGDAVNYIRLLEEKVKTLEEKASERTVESTILVKKTHISTGDHTSDAEGSPFYEAFPKITASLNGNSILVRVQCEKRKGLFVKVLSEIERHHLSVINTNVMPFASSSLNITVTAQIEEGFPMTTTDLVKDIDSALSRSM, encoded by the exons ATGGAGCAATCATCAGGCCAATGGCCGCCACCTGAAGAA GAAAACAGCGATCTTTCCTTCATCTACCAGCCTGAGATGAATTCTCTGGACATGTTCACGGCAAACCAAATCATGGAGTCGCTTGGTGAAGagctccatcatcatcatcttccctCGGGGTCTTGCTTCCCCTTCGATTCGGCTGGGAGCAATGAGTTCAACAACAACGCCAGCGGCTCTCTCGTGGGGATTCCATATGGGACGCGTATGACCACCGCTGTCACCAACGAGCTAGTCTCGGTTGAGGCACCACAAGCCTCCCCCAACTTTCTCTCGTTTGGTAATCAGGATTCGTTGCATGATCCACCGCAACTGTATATGAATTCTGGCAAAGGGGTTGTGGAGCCACAGAATGAGATCACAAGCCTGTTCTCTCATGGTTCGACATGGAGTGAAGACACTCTCGAGTTCCAAAGACAGGAGAAGAAGAGCATGGGGAGCAGACCACCTTCTTCCGCTCAAGATCATGTCATTGCTGAGAGGAAACGGCGAGAGAGACTTAACCAGCAGTTTATTGCATTATCCACGATTATCCCCGGATTAAAAAAG ACCGACAAGGCTACTCTTCTTGGAGATGCAGTCAACTACATCAGGCTACTGGAAGAGAAGGTGAAAACGTTAGAAGAGAAGGCTTCGGAGAGGACTGTGGAATCCACCATCCTTGTCAAGAAGACTCACATCTCCACCGGTGACCACACCTCAGATGCCGAGGGAAGTCCTTTTTATGAGGCCTTTCCCAAGATCACGGCCAGTTTGAATGGGAACTCCATCCTCGTGAGGGTTCAGTGCGAGAAGCGAAAGGGGTTGTTCGTGAAGGTGCTCTCCGAGATCGAGAGGCACCACCTCTCTGTCATCAACACAAACGTCATGCCGTTTGCTTCCTCCTCTCTCAATATAACAGTGACTGCACAG ATTGAAGAGGGATTCCCGATGACGACGACGGATCTCGTGAAGGACATAGACTCAGCTCTTAGCCGGTCCATGTGA
- the LOC135636685 gene encoding FIP1[V]-like protein, translating into MEDDDEFGELYTDVFRPIAASPPAPSLGPRPDPVVPAADDDIEGGDGDEILFGASRSSPAAELPSVPHQALAPPAAAAATAAEDYGQSDWMLGHAPPVVEAPENWDDENDGAVSRPTEVVAPYVPDKCEPRVLEDDEEEARVSEIPNGDGKIGDPERLRAPNGDGYPLFGGGVVENLGDPDEAPVIPGLSAESAPSGPLVGMNIEERKPSQSEDWDSDSEDDIQIVLNDSDHGPLGVDRNDRIGIDDDDDDDDREEDLVIVTDEDQHRHLPATDEQNCGEEAMQSTGDEERKEMVDVAKIASATGSALEARIGYNTHRSHPQHHSMYKYIRPGAAPLPGGPAAGTACPPGAARPPLISGPVSGGGRGDWRPAGGRGIPNGPKGYTGFGFPAWTNSSSRAFGSGLDFTLPAHKSVFDVDIESFEEKRWRHPGVDISDFFNFGFDEDKWKDYCKQLDQLRLESTMQSKIHVYESGRSEQEYDPDLPPELATAAGHHNISANNGHKKADDGEVDFSNQGRGSSVMRAPLPTGRAIQVEGGYGERLPSIDTRPPRIRDADAVIEIVLQDSFDDPKMCNCAPEKHKSVERDDDKCFHEVENDDRNTVSGNMRHFSHASGNRNKEMTRRALSAKEKDEVLLFPSESSAEYHQDSRTRSHVSPAKALGIHQSSRLPQGSSHRSSSNAREQSTDGIPSPSVHSNRLGDEEETQDDSAGVDRSSGKSSSVADDTVKELSVDEQCCGHDEKLTPVNIENEGEDMVSDVHIPNETSDNDILVQTGKKQKLSSLVEQPAGHDSGHEDELQTSNSDNSRQKSGSSKDYPKQTENGDKVIQEEHSIQVGRLKRPHKEECYLRPKDDYGLDARQVMKKDYIVSKGKDDTSDSYKHPLRSRSYERKKESESSISSWQRREDNVHSRRVKDEDRRWENSDEMVSKHRSKLRVTDRNQKEEDHSKKRVEDREWRGHNRDDILWQRSRDDLVSRHESTDEPLIKKKRDEEYLRGKADKLSTLHGYRDEENSGRKKRARDDGIDHRRREVDTRMRDKADDHLSSNHKDDNWRYREREDRQRLKPHESAPMHREREEGWGSVRSGRAMEDKASGGSARNRDESKTIVHDSRVHQEKERRQHNDHSKRDHGREDDVQNKGRRHLSVREKHSNADRRNSRHERMNTYKDCPPSADGKQMYRERHKENTRKSKDSEAHEQHSQGLGKRKHEDHHTAQTDKVYIRILNEQESNNISSTDVSKDPHQIYEEPESPQQRKQEEADPASDEENQGSRKGRSKLERWTSHKERDYDATGNTHTLSASSGVKKIEGDNVVVVQADEGAKTEFNNAGELDGKDVDGGQIVDKTVDEPDHHLDTMAKLKRRSERFKLPMPIVKETTLSKQLENEVQSSNNEAALDSEVKPERPARKRRWTGSS; encoded by the exons ATGGAGGACGACGACGAGTTCGGGGAGCTCTACACCGACGTATTCCGCCCCATCGCCGCCTCCCCTCCTGCCCCCTCCCTCGGGCCTCGCCCTGATCCCGTCGTTCCTGCTGCCGACGACGATATCGAAGGCGGCGACGGGGACGAGATATTGTTCGGCGCCTCTCGCTCTTCCCCCGCCGCCGAACTTCCATCGGTCCCTCATCAGGCCCTAGCTCCTCCCGCCgcggccgccgccaccgccgccgaagACTACGGCCAGAGCGATTGGATGCTTGGTCACGCGCCTCCCGTGGTGGAGGCACCGGAAAATTGGGACGACGAAAACGATGGCGCGGTCTCCAGGCCGACAGAGGTCGTTGCACCATACGTGCCCGATAAGTGCGAGCCTAGGGTTTTGGAGGATGACGAAGAAGAAGCTAGGGTTTCGGAGATTCCTAATGGGGATGGTAAAATTGGTGACCCTGAGAGGCTTCGAGCCCCAAATGGGGACGGCTATCCATTGTTTGGAGGTGGAGTGGTTGAAAATTTAGGCGATCCGGACGAAGCTCCGGTCATTCCCGGCCTCTCAGCTGAATCAGCCCCTTCCGGGCCTCTGGTCGGCATGAACATTGAAGAGAGGAAGCCATCACAAAGTGAGGATTGGGACAGCGATAGCGAAGATGATATCCAGATCGTGCTGAATGATAGCGATCATGGACCGCTTGGTGTGGACAGGAATGATAGAATTgggattgatgatgatgatgatgatgatgacagggAAGAAGATTTGGTCATTGTCACTGATGAGGATCAGCATCGCCACCTCCCGGCTACGGATGAGCAAAACTGTGGGGAGGAGGCTATGCAGTCTACTGGCGATGAGGAGAGAAAGGAGATGGTGGATGTGGCGAAAATTGCTAGTGCTACCGGAAGTGCATTGGAGGCGAGGATTGGGTACAACACTCATAGGTCTCATCCACAGCATCATTCAATGTACAAG TATATAAGACCTGGTGCAGCACCTCTACCTGGGGGCCCTGCTGCTGGGACAGCTTGTCCTCCGGGCGCTGCTCGTCCTCCTCTTATCTCAGGTCCCGTTTCTGGTGGAGGAAGAGGTGATTGGAGACCTGCTGGTGGCAGGGGGATTCCAAATGGGCCCAAAGGCTATACTGGCTTTGGTTTCCCTGCTTGGACCAATAGTTCATCCCGTGCTTTTGGCAGTGGACTGGATTTTACCCTTCCTGCTCACAA GTCAGTTTTTGATGTTGACATTGAGAGTTTTGAGGAAAAACGGTGGAGACATCCCGGAGTTGATATatcagatttttttaattttggttTTGATGAAGACAAGTGGAAGGATTATTGCAAGCAGCTG GACCAACTTCGTTTAGAGTCAACCATGCAAAGCAAGATTCATGTCTATGAGAGTGGCCGATCAGAGCAG GAGTATGATCCAGATTTACCTCCCGAATTGGCTACTGCAGCAGGCCATCACAATATTTCTGCTAATAATGGGCATAAAAAAGCAGATGATGGGGAAGTAGATTTTAGTAACCAAGGAAGAGGATCATCAGTTATGCGGGCACCATTG CCAACTGGGAGAGCAATACAGGTTGAAGGTGGTTATGGTGAGCGCCTACCCTCTATAGATACCAGGCCTCCTCGCATCCGTGATGCAGATGCAGTTATTGAG ATTGTGTTGCAGGATTCATTTGATGATCCAAAAATGTGCAACTGTGCCCCAGAGAAACACAAGAGTGTTGAAAGAGATGATGATAAATGTTTTCATGAAGTTGAAAATGACGATAGAAATACTGTCTCAGGAAATATGAGGCACTTTTCACATGCTTCCGGCAATAGGAATAAGGAAATGACTAGAAGAGCCCTTTCTGCTAAGGAAAAAGATGAAGTGTTGCTTTTTCCTTCAGAATCTTCAGCTGAATACCATCAAGATTCAAGAACAAGGAGCCATGTATCTCCTGCTAAAGCACTGGGGATACACCAAAGCAGCAG GTTGCCCCAGGGATCTTCACATAGAAGCTCCTCCAATGCTCGTGAACAATCTACTGATGGCATCCCTAGTCCAAGTGTCCACTCAAACAGGCTTGGTGATGAGGAGGAGACACAGGATGATAGCGCTGGAGTTGATCGGAGTTCTGGAAAATCATCTTCTGTTGCTGATGATACTGTAAAAGAGCTGAGTGTTGATGAACAATGCTGTGGGCATGATGAAAAGCTTACACCAGTTAACATTGAAAATGAAGGGGAGGACATGGTGTCAGACGTACATATTCCTAATGAGACCAGCGACAATGATATATTAGTTCAAACTGGCAAGAAGCAAAAGCTTTCATCACTGGTTGAGCAACCTGCAGGGCATGATAGTGGTCATGAGGATGAGTTGCAAACCTCAAATAGTGATAACAGTAGACAGAAATCTGGGAGCAGTAAGGATTATCCAAAGCAGACTGAAAATGGTGATAAAGTCATACAAGAAGAACATTCAATTCAGGTGGGTCGCTTAAAAAGACCCCACAAAGAAGAATGTTATTTGCGACCAAAAGATGACTATGGTCTGGATGCTAGACAAGTGATGAAGAAAGATTACATTGTTTCCAAAGGAAAGGATGATACATCTGATTCTTATAAGCACCCTCTTCGAAGTAGAAGCTATGAGAGGAAAAAGGAATCAGAATCTTCTATCAGTTCTTGGCAAAGAAGAGAGGACAATGTACACAGTAGAAGAGTCAAAGATGAAGACAGGAGGTGGGAGAATAGTGATGAAATGGTGTCAAAGCACAGGAGCAAGTTAAGGGTGACTGACAGAAACCAGAAAGAAGAAGATCATTCAAAAAAGCGTGTAGAAGATAGAGAATGGAGAGGGCATAATAGAGATGACATCTTATGGCAGAGGTCAAGAGATGATCTTGTGAGTCGTCATGAAAGCACAGACGAACCTCTCATTAAAAAGAAAAGGGATGAAGAATATCTAAGAGGCAAAGCTGACAAATTAAGTACTCTGCATGGTTATCGGGATGAAGAAAATTCTGGGAGAAAGAAAAGAGCAAGGGATGATGGCATAGATCATAGGAGGAGAGAGGTTGACACTAGAATGAGAGATAAGGCCGATGATCACTTATCTTCCAATCATAAAGATGATAACTGGCGCTATAGGGAGAGAGAGGATAGGCAGCGACTTAAACCTCATGAAAGTGCACCGATGCACCGGGAAAGAGAAGAAGGGTGGGGGTCTGTAAGGAGTGGGCGGGCTATGGAAGATAAAGCATCGGGTGGTAGTGCTAGGAATAGGGATGAATCAAAGACTATAGTCCATGATAGTAGGGTTCatcaagagaaagaaagaaggcaaCATAATGATCATTCAAAGAGGGATCATGGAAGGGAAGATGATGTACAAAATAAGGGACGCAGACATTTATCTGTGCGTGAAAAACATTCAAACGCTGACAGAAGAAACTCTAGGCATGAAAGGATGAACACGTACAAGGACTGCCCTCCTAGTGCTGATGGCAAGCAGATGTACAGGGAAAGACACAAGGAAAATACAAGGAAATCCAAAGATTCAGAAGCTCATGAGCAGCACAGCCAGGGGCTTGGTAAGAGAAAGCATGAAGACCACCACACCGCTCAAACTGACAAG GTCTATATTAGAATCTTAAATGAGCAAGAAAGTAACAACATTTCTTCCACCGATGTCTCCAAGGATCCCCACCAAATTTATGAAGAACCGGAGTCCCCCCAGCAAAGGAAACAAGAGGAAGCTGATCCTGCCTCAGATGAAGAGAACCAGGGTTCCAGGAAGGGGCGATCAAAATTGGAACGCTGGACCAGCCACAAAGAGAGGGATTATGATGCCACTGGCAACACACACACATTATCTGCTTCATCAGGGGTTAAGAAAATTGAAGGCGATAATGTTGTTGTGGTGCAGGCAGATGAAGGAGCCAAAACTGAATTTAATAATGCCGGTGAATTAGATGGCAAGGATGTTGATGGAGGCCAAATTGTGGATAAGACAGTGGATGAGCCAGACCACCACCTAGACACTATGGCTAAGCTTAAGAGGCGAAGTGAGCGCTTCAAACTTCCGATGCCAATTGTAAAGGAGACTACATTGAGCAAACAATTGGAAAATGAAGTGCAGTCATCCAATAATGAAGCTGCTCTTGATTCAGAGGTAAAGCCAGAGCGACCAGCTAGGAAAAGGAGGTGGACTGGTAGTAGTTGA